A portion of the Cryptomeria japonica chromosome 5, Sugi_1.0, whole genome shotgun sequence genome contains these proteins:
- the LOC131049923 gene encoding uncharacterized protein LOC131049923 translates to MVDDVKKDLDEQRHIWSTKGCTIMTDGWTDRRNRTLLNFLVSSAGGTVFIKSIDASAHCKNATYLCEQIEEVIEDVGEENVVQVVTDNAANYVAAGRLLMERHPSIVWTPCAAHCIDLMLEDIGKIPWVKRCVERARNVCKFVYNHSWVLALMRQYTEQKELHRPGITRFATNFLTLQSMLRSKPALRRMIVGEEWSSSSYATTPAGIEMADCIFDEQGFWVPCDEIVKFVKPLVVLLRVADGDKPAMGYIYEGMDRAKEAIRFVYGADESKYGPIWEIIDRRWHHQLHRPIHAATYYLNPAFRFIPSFKADAEVLNGLYAIMEKMGPAGTSQIDLFRELQMFSDAQGETFSRPVAKDGRTTMMPGKNKLLGLILVLFNTIL, encoded by the exons atggtggatgatgtgaaaaaggatttagatgaacaacgccacatatggagcactaaaggttgcaccatcatgactgatggttggacggataggagaaatagaactctccttaattttcttgtttcttccgcag ggggcaccgttttcatcaagtccattgatgcctccgcccattgcaagaatgccacctacctatgtgagcagatagaggaggtgattgaagatgtgggtgaggagaacgtggtacaagtggtgaccgacaatgcagcaaattatgttgctgcgg gtagactattgatggagaggcacccatctatagtttggactccatgtgctgctcattgcattgacctcatgttggaggatattggaaaaatcccatgggtcaagagatgtgtagaaagggcaagaaatgtctgcaaatttgtatataatcattcatgggtgttggctcttatgagacaatacacagagcagaaggagttgcatcgtccaggaatcacaagatttgccacaaacttcctcacattgcagtccatgcttaggtctaagcctgccttgagacgtatgattgttggtgaggagtggtcttcctcatcctatgctaccacccctgcagggatagagatggcagactgcatttttgatgagcaaggcttttgggtcccttgtgatgagatagtgaag tttgttaagcccttggtggttttgttgcgagttgcggatggagataagcccgcaatgggctatatatatgagggcatggatagggcgaaggaggccatcagattcgtctatggagcagatgagagcaagtatggtcccatttgggagatcattgataggagatggcatcatcagctacataggcccatccatgcggcaacctattatctgaatccggcattccgttttatcccttctttcaaggctgatgcggaggtccttaatgggctatatgcaatcatggagaagatgggacctgctggtacttctcagatagacctttttcgagagctacagatgttctcagatgcacaaggggagaccttctctcgtcctgtcgccaaagacggtaggacaactatgatgccaggtaaaaataaattgttaggcttaattttagttttattcaatactatattgtaa